One stretch of Microbacterium terrae DNA includes these proteins:
- the tsf gene encoding translation elongation factor Ts → MANFTIADIKALREQLGTGMVDTKKALEEADGDLEKAVEILRLKGAKGNAKRADRSTSEGLVAAKELDGKVTIIELNSETDFVAKNERFIALADSVLDAAAAAGADSAEAALAAPAGSQTVAELISDEAAIIGEKVELRRVSTLAGDNFEIYLHKTSKDLPPQVGVVLAYSGDDAETARSLAQHISFANPSFLSRDEVPEADVEKEREIVTEISRNEGKPEAALPKIVEGRVNAFFKQVALLDQDYAKDNKLSVAKVAQDAGLTLTGFARFKVGA, encoded by the coding sequence ATGGCAAACTTCACGATCGCCGACATCAAGGCCCTGCGCGAGCAGCTGGGCACCGGCATGGTCGACACCAAGAAGGCGCTCGAGGAGGCCGACGGCGACCTCGAGAAGGCCGTCGAGATCCTGCGTCTCAAGGGTGCGAAGGGCAACGCCAAGCGCGCCGACCGCTCGACCAGCGAGGGCCTCGTCGCCGCCAAGGAGCTCGATGGCAAGGTGACCATCATCGAGCTCAACAGCGAGACCGACTTCGTCGCGAAGAACGAGCGCTTCATCGCCCTGGCCGACAGCGTCCTCGACGCCGCCGCAGCAGCCGGTGCCGACTCGGCCGAGGCCGCACTCGCCGCCCCCGCCGGCTCGCAGACCGTCGCCGAGCTCATCTCGGACGAGGCCGCGATCATCGGCGAGAAGGTCGAGCTCCGCCGGGTCAGCACGCTGGCGGGCGACAACTTCGAGATCTACCTGCACAAGACGAGCAAGGACCTTCCCCCGCAGGTCGGCGTGGTCCTCGCCTACAGCGGTGACGACGCCGAGACCGCTCGCAGCCTCGCGCAGCACATCTCGTTCGCGAACCCGTCGTTCCTCAGCCGCGACGAGGTCCCCGAGGCCGACGTCGAGAAGGAGCGCGAGATCGTCACCGAGATCTCGCGTAACGAGGGCAAGCCCGAGGCCGCCCTGCCGAAGATCGTCGAGGGTCGCGTCAACGCGTTCTTCAAGCAGGTCGCACTGCTCGACCAGGACTACGCGAAGGACAACAAGCTGTCCGTCGCGAAGGTCGCGCAGGACGCGGGTCTGACCCTCACGGGCTTCGCCCGCTTCAAGGTCGGCGCGTAA
- the pyrH gene encoding UMP kinase, with translation MISETTGRRRVLLKLSGEAFGGGQLGVNPDVVGQIAREIAEAVDRVEIAVVVGGGNFFRGAELSQRGMDRGRADYMGMLGTVMNALALQDFLEQAGAATRVQSAIAMTQVAEPYIPRRAERHMEKGRVVIFGAGAGLPYFSTDTVAAQRALEIDAQEVLVAKNGVDGVYTADPKKDATATKIDRITYIDALQRGLKVVDSTAFSLCMDNKMDMRVFGMEPAGNVTRALLGEPIGTLVTA, from the coding sequence GTGATCAGTGAGACCACCGGACGCCGCCGCGTCCTTCTGAAGCTTTCGGGTGAGGCGTTCGGGGGAGGCCAGCTCGGCGTCAACCCGGATGTGGTCGGCCAGATCGCCCGAGAGATCGCCGAAGCGGTCGACCGGGTCGAGATCGCCGTCGTCGTCGGCGGGGGCAACTTCTTCCGCGGTGCCGAACTCAGTCAGCGCGGCATGGACCGCGGACGTGCGGACTACATGGGCATGCTCGGCACGGTCATGAACGCGCTCGCCCTGCAGGACTTCCTCGAGCAGGCGGGCGCGGCGACGCGCGTGCAGTCCGCGATCGCGATGACGCAGGTCGCGGAGCCGTACATCCCCCGCCGCGCAGAGCGGCACATGGAGAAGGGCCGCGTCGTCATCTTCGGCGCCGGCGCGGGTCTGCCGTACTTCTCCACCGACACCGTCGCAGCCCAGCGCGCGCTCGAGATCGACGCGCAGGAGGTGCTCGTCGCGAAGAACGGTGTCGACGGCGTGTACACGGCAGATCCCAAGAAGGATGCGACCGCGACGAAGATCGACCGCATCACGTACATCGACGCGCTGCAGCGCGGCCTGAAGGTCGTCGACTCGACGGCGTTCAGCCTGTGCATGGACAACAAGATGGATATGCGGGTGTTCGGCATGGAGCCGGCCGGCAATGTGACGCGTGCGCTTCTCGGCGAGCCCATCGGCACGCTGGTCACGGCCTGA
- the frr gene encoding ribosome recycling factor codes for MIADVLAESGARMDRAVEAAKEDFSTVRTGRANPQLFQKVLVDYYGSPTPLAQLASINSPEARTLIVTPYDKSALKAIEQAIRDVPNLGVNPTNDGNIVRVTMPELTEERRKEYVKLVRSKGEDAKVHVRGIRRKSKDELDALKSEIGEDELARAEKELDALTRAHVDEIDEALKRKEAELLEV; via the coding sequence GTGATCGCGGACGTCTTGGCCGAATCCGGAGCGCGCATGGATCGCGCCGTCGAGGCCGCGAAGGAGGACTTCTCCACCGTGCGCACCGGGCGTGCGAACCCGCAGCTGTTCCAGAAGGTGCTGGTCGACTACTACGGCAGCCCCACTCCGCTGGCGCAGCTCGCGTCGATCAACAGCCCCGAGGCGCGCACCCTCATCGTGACGCCATACGACAAGTCGGCGCTCAAGGCGATCGAGCAGGCCATCCGCGATGTGCCGAACCTCGGTGTCAACCCGACAAACGACGGCAACATCGTCCGCGTGACGATGCCCGAGCTCACCGAAGAGCGCCGCAAGGAGTACGTCAAGCTGGTCCGCTCCAAGGGCGAGGACGCGAAGGTGCACGTCCGCGGCATCCGCCGCAAGTCCAAGGACGAGCTGGATGCGCTCAAGAGCGAGATCGGCGAGGATGAGCTCGCCCGTGCCGAGAAGGAGCTCGACGCACTCACGCGCGCGCACGTCGACGAGATCGACGAGGCGCTCAAGCGCAAAGAGGCGGAGCTTCTCGAAGTCTGA
- a CDS encoding phosphatidate cytidylyltransferase, whose product MTDASGEAPESGGSAESPPVGDSTAVRPGSGDGRHGARHHLDGTESTGSLQEHVRAARTEFESHVASARAEFEEANERIKARTGRDLIVATLIGLVIGGVLLASLVFVKWTFIVFALAAAILGIFEFSRALTGAGRRVDVVPHIIAAVALILTAYYLDPWLHWVGVFVAVAFVIVWRLVAQMAAHDGRRYADVLGDTVIAAFLQLYVAFLASLCVVLLRQEDGQWWVLAFIAVAVSVDTGAYAAGISFGRHPMAPKISPNKTWEGFAGAAVAAVLAGVLLGLFMLGLTWWMGAIFGLCVLATATAGDLGESMIKRDLGIKDMSSWLPGHGGVLDRLDSILPSSMAALALYYFFTPLVA is encoded by the coding sequence ATGACGGATGCTTCCGGGGAGGCGCCCGAGAGCGGCGGCTCCGCGGAGTCGCCGCCCGTCGGCGACAGTACGGCGGTGCGGCCGGGATCCGGCGACGGACGCCACGGCGCCCGACACCATCTCGACGGCACGGAATCGACCGGGAGCCTGCAGGAGCACGTCCGGGCGGCGCGGACCGAGTTCGAGTCGCATGTCGCGAGTGCGCGTGCCGAGTTCGAAGAGGCAAACGAGCGGATCAAGGCGCGCACCGGCCGCGATCTGATCGTCGCGACACTCATCGGACTGGTGATCGGCGGGGTGCTCCTCGCGTCGCTCGTGTTCGTGAAGTGGACGTTCATCGTCTTCGCCCTCGCGGCGGCGATCCTGGGCATCTTCGAGTTCTCCCGTGCGCTGACCGGCGCCGGGCGCCGCGTCGACGTCGTGCCGCACATCATCGCGGCAGTCGCACTGATCCTGACCGCGTACTACCTCGACCCGTGGCTCCACTGGGTGGGCGTCTTCGTCGCGGTGGCGTTCGTCATCGTCTGGCGGCTCGTCGCGCAGATGGCGGCCCACGACGGTCGCCGGTACGCGGATGTGCTCGGTGACACGGTCATCGCGGCCTTCCTGCAGCTCTACGTCGCGTTCCTCGCCAGCCTGTGCGTCGTGCTCCTGCGTCAGGAGGACGGCCAGTGGTGGGTGCTGGCGTTCATCGCCGTCGCGGTCTCGGTCGACACCGGCGCGTACGCCGCGGGGATCTCGTTCGGCCGGCATCCGATGGCGCCCAAGATCAGCCCGAACAAGACCTGGGAGGGCTTCGCCGGCGCTGCCGTCGCGGCAGTGCTCGCGGGTGTGCTGCTCGGCCTGTTCATGCTCGGCCTCACCTGGTGGATGGGCGCGATCTTCGGCCTGTGCGTGCTGGCGACTGCCACCGCGGGCGATCTCGGCGAGTCGATGATCAAGCGCGACCTCGGCATCAAGGACATGAGCTCCTGGCTGCCGGGGCACGGCGGCGTGCTGGACCGTCTCGACTCCATTCTTCCGTCCTCCATGGCGGCGCTTGCCCTCTACTACTTCTTCACCCCCCTGGTGGCATGA
- a CDS encoding DivIVA domain-containing protein, which produces MTEPAPAGFPDVHGRAKGYAKRPVDEFLARARDAFEVGGEPMSAGDVRSVAFPLVRGGYSIAAVDAALGRIEDAFAARERESAMSALGARAWVGQARETAQVLLDRLSRPAKERFDRVGVLRYGYRVAEVDLVADKLAAYLATGEEITVDQVRSVAFRMERRGYRESQVDAVLDALVEVMLAVR; this is translated from the coding sequence ATGACCGAACCGGCTCCCGCCGGCTTCCCCGATGTCCACGGACGCGCGAAGGGCTACGCCAAGCGCCCCGTCGACGAGTTCCTGGCGCGCGCCCGCGATGCCTTCGAGGTCGGCGGCGAGCCGATGAGCGCGGGCGACGTGCGCTCCGTCGCATTCCCGCTCGTGCGCGGAGGCTACTCGATCGCCGCGGTCGACGCCGCACTCGGCCGCATCGAGGATGCCTTCGCCGCCCGTGAGCGCGAGAGCGCGATGTCTGCCCTCGGTGCCCGCGCCTGGGTCGGACAGGCCCGCGAGACTGCCCAGGTGCTGCTCGACCGCCTGTCGCGCCCTGCGAAGGAGCGCTTCGACCGTGTCGGGGTCCTCCGGTACGGCTATCGGGTCGCCGAGGTCGACCTCGTCGCCGACAAGCTCGCCGCCTATCTTGCGACGGGGGAGGAGATCACTGTCGACCAGGTGCGGTCTGTGGCCTTCCGCATGGAGCGTCGTGGCTACCGCGAGTCGCAGGTCGACGCCGTCCTCGACGCCCTCGTCGAGGTCATGCTCGCCGTCCGCTGA
- a CDS encoding aggregation-promoting factor C-terminal-like domain-containing protein yields the protein MTSGTELTPTRRSRREALTTTPAPARRPAAAPAARWSRRRGVTGVFAAFAVVGFAAAYIGPAGVTFAEANAQEPAVTLYASSVGDAQTRAADLDAEPAEAEGFDRGGYSVHVEEPEPVVVAEPASSSSSAWSPPFVNPDPGSAQAVAYDMVKARGWGDGEFACLVALWNKESGWRVNAYNAGSGAYGIPQALPGSKMASAGADWETNAGTQISWGLGYIGGRYGTPCGAWGHSQSVGWY from the coding sequence GTGACTTCCGGAACCGAGCTGACCCCCACGCGCCGCTCCCGTCGTGAAGCCCTGACGACGACTCCCGCACCGGCACGCCGACCCGCCGCCGCACCTGCGGCCCGCTGGTCGCGTCGGCGTGGAGTGACAGGTGTGTTCGCGGCATTCGCCGTCGTCGGCTTCGCAGCGGCGTACATCGGACCGGCGGGCGTCACCTTCGCCGAGGCGAACGCGCAGGAGCCCGCAGTGACGCTGTACGCCAGCTCCGTGGGCGATGCGCAGACGCGCGCGGCCGACCTCGATGCCGAGCCCGCCGAGGCGGAGGGCTTCGACCGCGGCGGCTACTCCGTGCACGTCGAGGAGCCCGAGCCCGTCGTCGTGGCAGAGCCGGCGTCGAGCTCCTCCTCGGCATGGAGTCCGCCCTTCGTGAACCCCGACCCCGGATCGGCGCAGGCCGTCGCCTACGACATGGTGAAGGCGCGGGGCTGGGGCGACGGCGAGTTCGCCTGCCTCGTGGCGCTGTGGAACAAGGAATCGGGCTGGCGCGTGAACGCGTACAACGCGGGAAGCGGGGCGTACGGCATCCCGCAGGCGCTCCCGGGGAGCAAGATGGCCAGCGCGGGCGCCGACTGGGAGACCAACGCCGGCACGCAGATCTCGTGGGGCCTCGGCTACATCGGCGGACGCTACGGCACGCCGTGCGGCGCGTGGGGCCACTCGCAGAGCGTCGGCTGGTACTGA
- a CDS encoding alpha/beta hydrolase, which produces MEIRGPILLPARREDIELETLDGLTLVGELALPEDREPVATLVTLHPLPTAGGFMDSHILRKAAGRLPALADLAVLRFNTRGTTSPRGTSDGAFDGGRAEAFDVAAAMDFVRERALPRPWLVGWSFGTELALKYGRDHDVEGAVLLSPPLHRASDTEVAAWAGDDRALIVLIPEFDDYLRPVEAAERFAVVPEATLIPVEGGKHLWVGETQTRRVLTEIVAAVNPDALPLPTEWRGGAPDTD; this is translated from the coding sequence ATGGAGATCCGGGGGCCCATCCTGCTTCCCGCGCGTCGGGAAGACATCGAACTCGAGACGCTCGACGGGCTGACGCTCGTCGGCGAACTCGCGCTGCCGGAGGACCGCGAGCCGGTCGCGACGCTGGTGACGCTGCATCCGCTTCCCACGGCCGGCGGATTCATGGACTCGCACATCCTGCGCAAGGCCGCAGGCCGGCTTCCCGCCCTCGCCGACCTCGCGGTGCTCCGGTTCAACACGCGGGGCACGACATCGCCGCGCGGCACCAGCGACGGCGCCTTCGACGGCGGGCGGGCGGAGGCGTTCGACGTCGCGGCGGCCATGGACTTCGTGCGCGAGCGCGCGCTCCCGCGTCCGTGGCTCGTGGGCTGGTCGTTCGGCACCGAACTCGCCCTCAAATACGGACGCGACCACGACGTCGAGGGCGCCGTCCTGCTCTCGCCGCCGCTGCACCGCGCGAGCGACACCGAGGTGGCGGCCTGGGCGGGGGATGACCGGGCGCTGATCGTGCTCATCCCCGAGTTCGACGACTATCTGCGTCCCGTCGAGGCGGCAGAGCGCTTCGCGGTCGTGCCGGAGGCGACGCTCATCCCGGTCGAAGGCGGAAAGCACCTGTGGGTCGGCGAGACGCAGACACGGCGGGTGCTCACCGAGATCGTCGCGGCGGTCAACCCCGACGCCCTGCCCCTGCCCACGGAGTGGCGCGGCGGGGCACCCGACACGGACTGA
- a CDS encoding AI-2E family transporter yields MKVHNPFRVAFVATLGVGLGLLVIGGIQTLSTILLYVGTALFLSLGLDPVVAWLERRKLPRWAAVLITILGVLAAFAGIILMVVPIIVQQVGQLVAQVARLFESGTYDPVEELRTWMTDTFPLLQVDEVFEYVQDWLNTLDYAALGEQIGGGIIAVGGAILAGLAGAFIVLILTIYFTASTPSLKRSVYQLVPASKRERFIDLAEQITDSVGFFVIGQLSLGVINGVLSAIFLSIIQAPFPAVLAVIAFFFSLIPLVGTLTGSTIIVLTCLVLGSPTTALIAAIYYLIYMQIEAYVISPRIMGRAVSVPGAVVVIAALAGGALLGLLGALVAIPIAASILIIYRQVIIPRQNEH; encoded by the coding sequence ATGAAGGTGCACAATCCCTTCCGGGTCGCGTTCGTCGCCACGCTCGGTGTCGGGCTCGGCCTTCTGGTGATCGGCGGCATCCAGACACTGTCGACCATCCTGCTGTACGTCGGCACCGCACTCTTCCTCTCCCTCGGTCTCGACCCCGTGGTCGCCTGGCTCGAGCGTCGCAAGCTCCCCCGATGGGCGGCGGTGCTCATCACGATCCTCGGCGTGCTCGCGGCGTTCGCCGGCATCATCCTGATGGTCGTGCCGATCATCGTGCAGCAGGTCGGCCAGCTCGTCGCCCAGGTCGCCCGCCTTTTCGAGAGCGGGACGTACGATCCCGTCGAAGAGCTGCGCACCTGGATGACCGACACCTTCCCGCTCCTCCAGGTCGACGAGGTCTTCGAGTACGTGCAGGACTGGCTGAACACCCTCGACTACGCGGCACTCGGCGAGCAGATCGGCGGCGGCATCATCGCGGTCGGCGGGGCGATCCTGGCCGGGCTCGCCGGCGCGTTCATCGTGCTCATCCTCACGATCTACTTCACGGCCTCCACGCCCAGCCTCAAGCGCTCCGTCTACCAGCTGGTTCCGGCCTCGAAGCGCGAGCGATTCATCGACCTCGCCGAGCAGATCACCGACTCCGTCGGATTCTTCGTCATCGGACAGCTCAGCCTCGGTGTGATCAACGGCGTGCTGAGCGCGATCTTCCTCTCGATCATCCAGGCGCCGTTCCCGGCGGTGCTCGCCGTGATCGCGTTCTTCTTCTCACTCATCCCGCTGGTCGGAACGCTCACCGGTTCGACGATCATCGTGCTGACCTGCCTCGTGCTGGGGTCGCCGACCACCGCGCTCATCGCCGCGATCTACTACCTCATCTACATGCAGATCGAGGCGTATGTGATCTCACCGCGCATCATGGGCCGTGCGGTGTCGGTGCCCGGCGCGGTCGTGGTGATCGCCGCCCTCGCCGGCGGCGCGCTGCTGGGCCTTCTCGGTGCCCTCGTCGCGATCCCCATCGCGGCGAGCATCCTCATCATCTACCGCCAGGTGATCATCCCGCGGCAGAACGAGCACTGA
- a CDS encoding tetratricopeptide repeat protein: MTDASPAASLRGAVDLSTLRNRPAPGATAPAAAQPVSGLVMDVTDEMFPQVLELSRTVPVVIDLWAEWCGPCKQLSPVLEKVIAELGGRMVLAKVDVDANPQLAQAFRAQSIPLVVGLVAGQPVQLFTGAVPEQQVREILAQLLDLAAQNGVTGSVDAGDGEGESAPAEAVEPPLAPLHAEAFAAIEDGDYARAITAYEKALAENPRDADAKAGLAQVRLLDRIQGADLQAARAAAAAAPTDIEAQFAVADLDLAGGHVDDAFGRLLDLFAQLPGDARTPVRERLVELFTLIGDADPRVVRARGRLASLLF, translated from the coding sequence GTGACAGACGCGTCCCCCGCCGCATCGCTCCGCGGCGCCGTCGACCTCTCCACGCTGCGCAATCGCCCGGCCCCCGGTGCGACCGCGCCCGCCGCGGCGCAGCCCGTCTCCGGTCTGGTGATGGACGTCACCGACGAGATGTTCCCCCAGGTGCTCGAGCTCTCGCGCACCGTCCCGGTCGTCATCGACCTCTGGGCCGAATGGTGCGGACCGTGCAAGCAGCTCAGTCCCGTGCTCGAGAAGGTGATCGCCGAGCTCGGTGGGCGGATGGTGCTCGCCAAGGTCGACGTCGACGCCAACCCGCAGCTCGCCCAGGCATTCCGGGCGCAGTCGATCCCGCTCGTCGTGGGGCTCGTCGCCGGCCAGCCGGTGCAGCTGTTCACCGGTGCCGTACCCGAGCAGCAGGTGCGCGAGATTCTCGCACAGCTCCTCGACCTCGCCGCGCAGAACGGCGTCACGGGCTCCGTCGACGCGGGAGACGGAGAGGGCGAGTCCGCCCCCGCCGAAGCGGTGGAGCCCCCGCTCGCGCCGCTCCACGCCGAGGCGTTCGCCGCGATCGAGGACGGCGACTACGCGCGCGCGATCACCGCCTACGAGAAGGCGCTCGCGGAGAACCCCCGCGACGCCGACGCGAAGGCGGGACTCGCCCAGGTGCGTCTCCTCGACCGCATCCAGGGAGCGGACCTGCAGGCTGCGCGTGCCGCGGCCGCTGCCGCACCGACCGACATCGAGGCGCAGTTCGCCGTCGCCGACCTCGACCTCGCCGGCGGGCACGTCGACGACGCGTTCGGTCGTCTCCTCGACCTCTTCGCCCAGCTTCCGGGCGACGCCCGCACGCCGGTGCGCGAGCGGCTCGTCGAGCTGTTCACGCTGATCGGCGATGCCGATCCCCGCGTCGTACGAGCACGTGGGCGCCTGGCGTCGCTGCTGTTCTGA
- the glgB gene encoding 1,4-alpha-glucan branching protein GlgB encodes MTLSDDLLDTVGTGSHHDPHAVLGLHPVADAEGGSAWVVRVRRPLATSVTARFDDGTSVPLEHVRAGIWEGSRAGDARAYRIVAKYSGGSDFDADDPYRFGPSIGELDLHLISEGRHEELWRVLGSHVREYGGVHGTAFAVWAPNARAVRVVGDFNDWDGQGHAMRSMGGSGVWEIFVPDVLAGATYKYELLARAGTWVTKADPMARAAEVPPATASVVVQAKHVWHDDAWMTQRARTSTISQPMSVYELHFGSWRPGLSYRDAADQLIEYVSAQAFTHIEFLPLAEHPFGGSWGYQVTGYYAPTSRFGHPDDLRYLIDRLHQAGIGVIMDWVPGHFPKDAFALARFDGEALYEHPDPRRGEHRDWGTYIFDFGRNEVRNFLVANALYWLEEFHVDGLRVDAVASMLYLDYSREDGDWVPNIHGGRENLEAIRFLQEVNATAYKRYPGIAMIAEESTSFPGVTAPTSRAGLGFGFKWNMGWMNDTLQYIARDPMYRSHHEGEMSFSFVYAFSENFVLPISHDEVVHGKGSLFHRMPGDHWQKLANMRAFLAYMWGHPGKQLLFMGQEFGQMSEWSEGRSLDWWLLDQPAHAQLQSFVGTLNRTYRDHSALWARDADGAAFHRLGAPTWNPNVIAFTRRDWHGNTVAVIGNFSGVPISALALDLPETGVWHEVLNTDATEFGGSGVGNLGVVSADADGRASITLPPLGVLWLRHDPQAHIPSPTQG; translated from the coding sequence ATGACGCTCTCCGATGATCTGCTCGACACGGTGGGCACCGGGTCGCACCACGATCCGCACGCGGTGCTGGGCCTGCATCCCGTCGCCGACGCCGAGGGGGGCAGCGCCTGGGTCGTCCGCGTGCGGCGCCCTCTCGCGACGAGCGTGACCGCGCGGTTCGACGACGGCACCAGCGTGCCCCTGGAGCACGTGCGCGCGGGCATCTGGGAGGGTTCCCGCGCCGGCGACGCACGCGCCTACCGGATCGTCGCGAAGTACAGCGGCGGTTCCGACTTCGACGCCGACGACCCGTACCGCTTCGGCCCGTCGATCGGCGAGCTCGATCTGCACCTCATCTCCGAAGGACGCCACGAAGAGCTCTGGCGGGTGCTCGGTTCGCACGTGCGGGAGTACGGCGGCGTGCACGGCACCGCGTTCGCAGTCTGGGCACCCAACGCCCGCGCAGTGCGCGTGGTGGGCGACTTCAACGACTGGGACGGCCAGGGGCACGCGATGCGGTCGATGGGCGGCAGCGGCGTCTGGGAGATCTTCGTCCCCGACGTGCTCGCCGGCGCGACCTACAAGTACGAGCTGCTCGCCCGCGCCGGCACCTGGGTGACGAAGGCCGACCCGATGGCCCGCGCCGCCGAGGTGCCGCCGGCCACCGCATCCGTCGTCGTGCAGGCGAAGCACGTGTGGCACGACGACGCGTGGATGACGCAGCGCGCACGAACCAGCACGATCTCGCAGCCGATGTCGGTGTACGAGCTCCACTTCGGCTCGTGGCGTCCGGGTCTGTCGTACCGCGACGCGGCCGATCAGCTCATCGAGTACGTCTCCGCGCAGGCATTCACCCACATCGAGTTCCTGCCGCTGGCGGAGCATCCGTTCGGCGGCTCGTGGGGCTACCAGGTCACCGGGTACTACGCGCCGACCAGCCGGTTCGGGCACCCTGACGACCTGCGGTACCTGATCGACCGTCTGCACCAGGCCGGCATCGGCGTGATCATGGACTGGGTGCCCGGACACTTCCCGAAGGATGCGTTCGCGCTGGCGCGCTTCGACGGCGAAGCGCTCTACGAGCATCCCGACCCGCGGCGCGGCGAGCACCGCGACTGGGGGACGTACATCTTCGACTTCGGCCGCAACGAGGTGCGCAACTTCCTCGTCGCGAACGCGCTCTACTGGCTGGAGGAGTTCCACGTCGACGGACTCCGGGTGGATGCCGTCGCGTCGATGCTGTACCTCGACTACTCGCGCGAGGACGGCGATTGGGTGCCGAACATCCATGGCGGGCGGGAGAACCTCGAGGCGATCCGCTTCCTCCAGGAGGTCAACGCCACCGCGTACAAGCGCTACCCTGGCATCGCGATGATCGCCGAGGAGTCGACGAGCTTCCCGGGTGTCACCGCTCCGACGAGCCGGGCCGGACTCGGCTTCGGCTTCAAGTGGAACATGGGGTGGATGAACGACACCCTGCAGTACATCGCGCGTGATCCGATGTACCGGTCGCACCACGAAGGCGAGATGTCGTTCTCGTTCGTGTACGCGTTCAGCGAGAACTTCGTGCTGCCCATCAGCCACGACGAGGTCGTGCACGGCAAGGGCAGCCTCTTCCACCGCATGCCCGGGGACCACTGGCAGAAGCTCGCGAACATGCGCGCGTTCCTCGCCTATATGTGGGGGCACCCCGGCAAGCAGCTGCTGTTCATGGGTCAGGAGTTCGGGCAGATGTCGGAGTGGTCCGAGGGTCGCTCGCTCGACTGGTGGCTGCTCGACCAGCCGGCCCACGCCCAGCTGCAGTCCTTCGTGGGCACCCTCAACCGCACCTACCGCGACCACTCGGCGCTATGGGCGCGCGATGCCGACGGTGCGGCGTTCCACCGTCTCGGCGCGCCGACCTGGAACCCCAACGTCATCGCGTTCACGCGGCGCGACTGGCACGGCAACACGGTGGCGGTCATCGGCAACTTCTCGGGCGTGCCCATCAGCGCGCTCGCGCTCGACCTGCCGGAGACCGGCGTCTGGCACGAGGTGCTCAACACCGACGCGACCGAGTTCGGCGGCAGCGGCGTCGGAAACCTCGGCGTGGTGAGCGCCGACGCCGACGGCCGGGCCTCGATCACGCTTCCGCCGCTCGGCGTGCTGTGGCTGCGGCACGACCCGCAGGCGCACATCCCCTCACCCACGCAGGGCTGA